In Alteracholeplasma palmae J233, a single genomic region encodes these proteins:
- a CDS encoding metal ABC transporter solute-binding protein, Zn/Mn family: protein MKKIITLIITLVSTLILFGCQGRSGYTYVEGKVNIVATTTMLGDLARQIGQDKVSVVNLMPVGVDPHLYQAKASDTNALRKSDFILYNGLHLEGKMVDILDGFKGKKTYVNVGEELEKANAPLLEWDGGDDKDPHVWFDVENWIVAAKALGRELALHDKTNEAFYKESTEAYILKLSELHTWIKQRVSELKEEQRVLATAHDAFAYFARAYGFEVESIQGISTDSEASTADITRLVDTVINKNIKAVFIESSVPRKTIDSVISAAKSRGHQLVIGGELYSDSLGDGADSEYIQAVKTNVNIIVDALK from the coding sequence ATGAAGAAAATAATAACACTCATAATTACACTAGTTTCTACTTTGATTTTATTTGGTTGTCAAGGTAGATCAGGTTATACATATGTAGAAGGAAAAGTAAATATAGTAGCAACCACTACAATGTTAGGGGATTTAGCTAGACAAATAGGACAAGATAAAGTATCAGTAGTTAACTTAATGCCAGTAGGAGTAGACCCTCACCTTTACCAAGCTAAAGCTAGTGATACTAATGCTTTAAGAAAGTCAGATTTTATTCTATATAATGGATTACATTTAGAAGGTAAAATGGTAGATATCTTAGATGGATTTAAAGGAAAGAAAACATATGTTAATGTAGGTGAAGAACTTGAAAAAGCAAATGCTCCCTTATTAGAATGGGATGGTGGAGATGATAAAGATCCACATGTTTGGTTTGATGTTGAAAATTGGATAGTTGCTGCTAAGGCATTAGGTAGAGAACTTGCTTTACATGATAAAACAAATGAAGCATTCTACAAAGAAAGCACAGAGGCTTACATACTTAAATTAAGTGAACTGCATACTTGGATTAAACAAAGAGTTTCTGAGTTAAAAGAAGAACAAAGAGTGCTTGCTACTGCACATGATGCCTTTGCATACTTTGCTAGAGCATATGGATTTGAAGTAGAGTCTATTCAAGGAATTTCAACAGACTCAGAAGCCTCAACTGCAGATATAACAAGATTAGTAGATACTGTTATAAACAAAAATATTAAAGCAGTTTTTATTGAAAGTTCAGTCCCAAGAAAAACAATTGATTCAGTTATTAGTGCAGCTAAAAGTAGAGGTCACCAACTAGTAATTGGCGGAGAATTATACTCAGATTCACTTGGCGATGGCGCTGATTCAGAATATATTCAGGCTGTAAAAACGAATGTTAATATTATCGTAGATGCACTTAAATAG
- a CDS encoding metal-dependent transcriptional regulator has product MYRAEEDYLKLIYELSVEQNKPLIKNNEIAEAFGYTDQSVNEMVKKLVNKKLVKFEPYKGVSLTEKGNEEAIRMIRAHRIWEVFLTKELKISWQDVHEDAEKLEHASSEALIEKLYKYLGNPEYCQHGNPIPDINGNIKEIATLTLAETNEGDTFMIKRVLDHKELLKYLDERGIHLEMELKVVKKDSFNGYLKVEVDGKVLPITERVSHMLFGIKHQ; this is encoded by the coding sequence ATGTATAGAGCTGAAGAAGATTATTTAAAACTAATCTATGAACTATCAGTTGAACAAAACAAACCACTCATTAAAAATAATGAGATAGCAGAGGCTTTTGGATATACGGATCAAAGCGTTAATGAAATGGTTAAGAAATTAGTTAATAAAAAACTGGTTAAATTTGAACCATATAAAGGTGTTTCATTAACAGAAAAAGGAAACGAAGAAGCTATCCGTATGATACGTGCACACAGAATATGGGAAGTTTTTTTAACTAAAGAACTTAAAATATCATGGCAAGATGTTCATGAAGATGCAGAAAAATTAGAACATGCATCTAGTGAAGCATTAATAGAAAAATTATACAAATATCTAGGTAATCCAGAGTACTGTCAACATGGCAATCCTATTCCTGATATTAATGGAAATATTAAAGAAATAGCAACCCTAACTTTAGCAGAAACAAATGAAGGTGACACTTTTATGATTAAAAGAGTTTTAGATCATAAAGAACTATTAAAGTATTTAGATGAAAGAGGTATCCATTTAGAAATGGAACTCAAGGTTGTTAAAAAAGATAGTTTCAATGGATATTTAAAAGTTGAAGTAGATGGGAAAGTTTTACCAATTACAGAAAGAGTTTCTCATATGCTTTTTGGCATTAAACACCAGTAG
- a CDS encoding metal ABC transporter permease gives MFDFITNYTVRTVLIGAVLLGIVSGVLGVFTLLRKQALIGDAISHATLPGVVLAFIFTKQTSLEILLLGAAFASVISMGLIALIKKYSKVKYDASLALILSSFFGFGQLLLSIIRDTAGQDQAKLSKFIFGQAATMSTQDIYILMGVLIIVLVVIVVFWRHLKLYIFNQEYYQSLGFKGYLINILISMMTILVIVSGIQTVGVILMSSLLIAPGVAASQWSDKLKIQVLLAGLFGAIASFIGVLVSTNMATGPSIVVVASIIVILSLLIAPKKGILWKEYKMHQHKKQINQYKELIHIYEEKEINEDKKNGLTLFIEEGYLDYHEGKYSLTPKGKQKVLALLTGEL, from the coding sequence ATGTTTGATTTTATTACTAACTATACTGTTAGAACCGTTTTAATTGGCGCTGTTTTACTTGGTATTGTTAGTGGTGTTTTAGGTGTTTTTACACTTCTAAGAAAACAGGCTTTAATTGGAGATGCCATTTCTCATGCTACACTACCTGGTGTCGTACTAGCATTTATATTTACTAAACAAACCTCGCTAGAAATACTTTTATTAGGTGCAGCTTTCGCCTCAGTTATTTCTATGGGCCTCATTGCTCTTATTAAAAAATATAGTAAGGTGAAATACGATGCATCTTTGGCATTAATCTTATCTTCATTCTTTGGTTTTGGACAATTATTATTATCAATTATAAGAGATACGGCAGGTCAAGATCAAGCTAAATTAAGTAAATTTATTTTTGGACAAGCAGCAACAATGTCCACCCAAGATATTTATATACTTATGGGAGTGTTGATTATTGTATTAGTTGTTATTGTTGTTTTTTGGAGACACTTGAAACTTTATATATTTAATCAAGAATATTACCAAAGTTTAGGTTTTAAAGGATATCTCATTAATATCTTAATTTCAATGATGACTATCTTAGTAATTGTTTCAGGTATTCAAACAGTAGGAGTTATTTTAATGAGCTCATTATTGATTGCCCCTGGGGTTGCCGCTTCACAATGGAGTGATAAACTTAAAATACAAGTATTATTAGCAGGACTTTTTGGAGCGATTGCTTCCTTTATTGGAGTTTTAGTTAGTACAAATATGGCAACTGGGCCATCTATTGTAGTCGTTGCCAGTATAATTGTTATATTGTCTTTATTAATTGCCCCTAAAAAAGGTATTTTATGGAAAGAATATAAGATGCATCAACATAAAAAGCAAATTAATCAATATAAAGAATTGATTCATATTTATGAAGAAAAAGAAATAAATGAAGATAAAAAGAATGGGTTAACCCTTTTTATAGAAGAAGGATACCTAGATTATCATGAAGGGAAGTATAGCTTAACTCCTAAGGGTAAACAAAAAGTATTAGCTTTACTAACAGGTGAACTATAA
- a CDS encoding IS3 family transposase: MTIEINEIKRYIDFYNEKCYQSKLKGLTPIEYRDQAFPFYFKFLKV; the protein is encoded by the coding sequence ATGACTATAGAAATAAATGAAATCAAAAGATACATAGATTTTTATAATGAGAAATGTTATCAAAGTAAATTAAAAGGCCTAACCCCGATTGAATATCGGGATCAAGCCTTTCCTTTTTACTTCAAATTTCTTAAAGTTTAA
- the zwf gene encoding glucose-6-phosphate dehydrogenase produces MKTKKLIITIFGSTGDLTARKLLPAITNLTKNKEISKDVLILALGRREYTKKDYLDYMQTLTSSKLDRDFLEDHLEYFKMQITELNDYHSLKNKINEYSDRNTQNLFYLAIGPELLENVSKNIFESKLVEKLSDRIIFEKPFGHNYDSAKEINQMLWQYFKEQQIYRIDHYLGKEMVRNIVNLRFGNKIFEHIWNKDNIASITVLAKEEEGILNRAGYYDTAGALKDMVQSHLLQVLSLIVMDTPLENTSEAIKDKKLEVLNHLEFDSKLSFLGQYEGYLQEKNIPATSQTDTFVFLKAELHSKLFENVPLYLLTGKKLDEKKSQIIIEFRSVSNQLNLEKETNKLYIDISPNEGVRFNLNHKVFGLNDESATSDMKYSIKDNLKDELPEAYEKMILDAINGNNQLYVRWDEIEQSWRLIDQLVNQELDFIRYKTFDELKERIKKTEKIDL; encoded by the coding sequence ATGAAAACTAAGAAGTTAATCATTACAATTTTTGGTTCAACAGGAGATTTAACAGCTAGAAAACTTCTACCTGCAATTACAAATTTAACAAAAAATAAAGAAATATCAAAAGATGTTTTAATACTTGCCTTAGGAAGAAGAGAGTATACAAAAAAAGATTATCTAGACTATATGCAAACTTTAACAAGTAGTAAACTAGACAGAGATTTCTTAGAAGATCACTTAGAATATTTTAAGATGCAAATCACTGAATTAAATGATTATCACAGTTTAAAAAATAAGATTAATGAATATAGTGATAGAAACACTCAAAATTTATTTTATTTAGCAATCGGACCAGAATTATTAGAAAATGTTTCTAAAAATATTTTTGAAAGTAAACTAGTTGAAAAACTTAGCGATCGTATTATTTTTGAAAAGCCTTTTGGACACAACTATGATAGTGCTAAAGAAATCAATCAAATGCTATGGCAATATTTTAAAGAGCAACAAATTTATAGAATAGATCATTATCTTGGAAAAGAAATGGTAAGAAATATTGTTAACTTAAGATTCGGCAATAAAATTTTTGAGCATATTTGGAATAAAGACAACATTGCAAGTATTACAGTTCTTGCCAAAGAAGAAGAAGGCATCTTAAATAGAGCGGGTTACTATGATACTGCAGGAGCCCTTAAAGATATGGTTCAAAGCCATTTATTACAAGTACTTTCTTTAATTGTGATGGATACACCATTAGAAAATACAAGTGAAGCAATTAAAGATAAAAAACTAGAAGTATTAAATCATTTAGAATTCGATTCTAAACTCTCTTTTTTAGGACAATATGAAGGATACTTACAAGAAAAAAATATACCAGCAACATCTCAAACTGATACATTTGTATTTTTAAAAGCTGAACTTCACAGTAAATTATTTGAAAATGTTCCTTTATATCTTTTAACAGGAAAAAAGCTAGATGAAAAAAAATCACAAATTATTATTGAATTTAGATCAGTTTCTAATCAACTTAATTTAGAAAAAGAAACAAATAAACTCTATATTGATATTTCACCAAATGAAGGGGTTAGATTCAACTTAAATCATAAAGTATTTGGACTAAATGATGAGAGTGCTACTTCTGATATGAAATATAGTATTAAAGATAATTTAAAAGATGAACTACCAGAAGCATATGAAAAAATGATTTTAGATGCCATAAACGGAAATAATCAATTATATGTTCGCTGGGATGAAATTGAACAGTCTTGGCGCTTAATTGATCAACTGGTGAATCAAGAACTAGACTTTATTCGTTATAAGACATTTGATGAGCTTAAAGAAAGAATTAAAAAAACAGAAAAAATTGATTTATAA
- a CDS encoding L-serine ammonia-lyase — translation MQTIKELYRIGFGPSSSHTMAPSNAASIILSRYQEAQKFEITLYNSLALTGKGHLTDEAIIKALPEKEVIFKFEIDKDKHPNTMIFKVFNKDNTEIASHEVLSVGGGKIVFVGEEESIPNIYPQGSFKEISKYCKDRKINLYQYVKVIEGDEIDDFLYLIWETMKESIKRGLMTQGILPGNLKVVRKAPSLITKKLKNEVSEITENRLISAYAFAVNEENASGGKIVTAPTCGACGVLPAVLYYMQEKHHFSDQKIIEALATASVFGNLIKHNASISGAVAGCQAEVGSACSMAAAAHASLFNLSIDKQEYAAEIAMEHHLGLTCDPVNGFVQIPCIERNAVAALRAVDACGLAFFLSDSRKISFDTVIETMYQTGLDMHSHYKETSEGGLAKYYKENDNDVNCW, via the coding sequence GTGCAAACAATCAAAGAATTATATAGAATTGGTTTTGGTCCATCAAGTTCACATACAATGGCACCTAGTAATGCCGCAAGCATTATTTTAAGTAGATATCAAGAAGCACAAAAATTTGAAATAACACTTTATAATTCCTTGGCTTTGACTGGTAAAGGACATCTTACAGATGAAGCAATTATTAAAGCACTACCTGAAAAAGAAGTTATATTTAAGTTTGAAATAGATAAAGATAAACACCCAAATACAATGATTTTTAAAGTTTTTAACAAAGATAATACTGAAATTGCCTCACATGAAGTTTTAAGTGTTGGCGGTGGAAAAATAGTATTTGTAGGAGAAGAAGAATCTATTCCTAATATTTATCCTCAGGGCTCTTTTAAAGAAATTAGTAAGTATTGTAAAGATAGAAAAATCAATCTATATCAATATGTAAAAGTAATTGAAGGCGATGAAATTGATGACTTCTTATACTTGATTTGGGAAACAATGAAAGAAAGTATTAAAAGAGGTCTTATGACACAAGGCATACTACCTGGTAACTTAAAAGTTGTTAGAAAAGCACCATCTCTTATAACTAAAAAGCTTAAAAATGAAGTTTCTGAAATAACAGAAAACAGACTCATTAGTGCTTATGCCTTCGCAGTAAATGAAGAAAATGCAAGTGGTGGAAAAATAGTAACTGCCCCTACTTGTGGTGCTTGTGGTGTTTTACCAGCAGTCTTATATTATATGCAAGAAAAACATCATTTTTCCGATCAAAAAATAATTGAAGCATTAGCAACCGCTTCAGTATTTGGAAACTTAATTAAACACAACGCTTCTATTTCTGGTGCAGTTGCCGGATGTCAAGCAGAAGTTGGAAGTGCATGTTCTATGGCTGCCGCAGCTCATGCATCATTATTTAATTTAAGTATTGATAAACAAGAATATGCAGCAGAAATAGCAATGGAACACCATTTAGGATTAACTTGTGATCCTGTTAATGGTTTTGTACAAATTCCTTGCATAGAAAGAAATGCGGTTGCGGCTTTAAGAGCTGTTGATGCGTGTGGATTGGCGTTTTTTTTAAGTGATTCAAGAAAAATTAGCTTTGATACAGTCATTGAAACGATGTATCAAACAGGATTAGATATGCATAGTCATTATAAAGAAACATCTGAAGGTGGTCTAGCAAAATATTATAAGGAAAATGATAACGATGTTAACTGTTGGTAA
- a CDS encoding carboxypeptidase M32 has product MENYIKIYNDTKNKIRAYKYALWLISWDQETESPKKAIDYMSEQVSILSEELYNVESSIDYINAVTKLFENKEKLDEILALEIKKVYKSLDIVKKVPKEELLEYQKLQSKSATIWAHAKENDDFEYFLPTLEKIIEFNRKLTKYLETDELKGYDVLLDMYEEGMGVKEYDYFFDELKENLVPFVLNATQKKTKVSKKLTKGKFDAIRQKEFSEYITKVFAFDLEKGVLKESIHPFTSNVTSTDVRITTAYKENLLESSVFSTIHEIGHAIYEQQVDPKFDGTVLGAGASMGIHESQSRMYENMIARSYAFWELHYPKLQSIFKKELKGVSLLEFYQYVNIAKRSLIRTEADELTYPLHIMVRYELEKQLINGKLKVKDLPKKWRQYMSEYVGVRPKNDAEGVLQDIHWSQGSIGYFPTYALGSAYAAQIYHAMNSEINVESAIENNNITLINQWLKTHIHQYGASKTPKELMLLATQDKFDPKYYIEYLKRKFSY; this is encoded by the coding sequence ATGGAAAATTATATAAAAATTTATAATGATACTAAAAATAAGATAAGAGCTTATAAATATGCACTATGGTTGATTTCATGGGATCAAGAAACAGAAAGCCCTAAAAAAGCAATTGATTATATGAGCGAACAAGTATCAATATTATCAGAAGAACTTTATAATGTTGAATCAAGCATAGACTATATAAATGCAGTAACTAAGTTATTTGAAAATAAAGAAAAATTAGATGAAATTTTAGCATTAGAAATCAAAAAAGTTTACAAGAGTTTAGATATTGTTAAGAAAGTTCCAAAAGAAGAATTATTAGAATATCAAAAATTACAAAGCAAGAGCGCAACTATTTGGGCTCATGCAAAAGAAAATGATGATTTTGAATATTTCTTACCAACCTTAGAAAAAATTATTGAGTTTAATAGAAAATTAACTAAATATCTTGAAACTGATGAACTTAAAGGTTATGATGTTTTACTAGATATGTATGAAGAAGGAATGGGAGTTAAAGAGTATGATTATTTCTTTGATGAACTTAAAGAAAACTTAGTCCCATTTGTTTTAAATGCAACACAAAAGAAAACTAAAGTAAGTAAAAAGCTAACTAAAGGTAAATTTGATGCGATTAGACAAAAAGAATTCTCAGAATATATTACTAAAGTATTCGCATTTGATTTAGAAAAAGGTGTTTTAAAAGAAAGTATTCACCCATTTACATCTAATGTTACAAGTACAGATGTTAGAATCACCACAGCATATAAAGAAAATTTATTAGAATCAAGCGTTTTTTCAACTATTCATGAAATTGGACATGCTATTTACGAACAACAAGTAGACCCTAAATTTGATGGAACAGTTTTAGGTGCTGGTGCAAGCATGGGGATTCATGAATCACAATCTAGAATGTATGAAAACATGATTGCAAGATCATATGCCTTTTGGGAGTTACATTACCCTAAATTGCAATCCATCTTTAAAAAAGAACTAAAAGGGGTATCCTTACTAGAATTCTATCAATATGTAAATATTGCTAAACGTTCTTTAATTAGAACAGAAGCAGATGAATTAACTTATCCATTACATATTATGGTTAGATATGAATTAGAAAAACAATTGATTAACGGTAAATTAAAAGTAAAAGATTTACCTAAAAAATGGCGTCAATATATGTCAGAATATGTTGGGGTTAGACCTAAAAACGATGCAGAAGGTGTTTTACAAGACATTCACTGGTCACAAGGTTCAATTGGGTATTTTCCAACATATGCATTGGGTTCAGCTTATGCAGCACAAATTTATCATGCGATGAATAGTGAAATTAATGTTGAAAGTGCTATTGAAAACAATAATATTACATTGATTAATCAATGGTTAAAAACACATATTCACCAATATGGAGCAAGTAAAACTCCAAAAGAACTTATGTTGTTAGCAACGCAAGATAAGTTTGATCCTAAATACTACATAGAATATTTAAAACGTAAATTTTCTTATTAA
- a CDS encoding metal ABC transporter permease: protein MEISVLFIAILTSISCSILGVFLVLRKMSMMIDAISHTVLLGIVIAFMFVADLSSPLLVVGATLMGLVTVFLTEFLVKTKRTTEDAATGVIFPLLFSLAIIIISKSYGGVHLDVDAVLLGKLELASFDQLVVNGVEIGPKLLYLMGGMLVINLVVTKLFFKEFKIVSFDSALAATLGFAPWIINYLLMTLVSLTAVSAFNAVGTVLVIALMIGPAITALLVTKNLSKTILLSVGIGIFDSVIGYVLAIYYDVSIAGMISTVILVVFLLVLVFEPKKGILTTVIRRKIQKNEFAVTTLLMHIRNHTLSQEASVETNVHEIYKELNWNKEYYNKCLNRAFNKQYITKESDLLRLTEIGDAYLKLKSKDFVR, encoded by the coding sequence ATGGAAATATCTGTATTATTTATCGCAATATTAACTTCAATTTCATGTTCTATTCTAGGGGTATTTCTAGTCTTAAGAAAAATGTCTATGATGATTGATGCCATTTCTCATACTGTTTTATTAGGAATAGTCATTGCCTTTATGTTTGTAGCAGATCTCTCATCACCGCTCTTAGTGGTAGGTGCTACTTTGATGGGTTTGGTTACTGTCTTTTTAACAGAGTTTCTAGTTAAAACTAAAAGAACAACAGAAGATGCAGCAACCGGCGTTATTTTCCCACTCTTATTTAGTTTAGCGATTATCATTATTTCAAAAAGCTATGGTGGTGTACATTTGGATGTGGATGCTGTTTTATTAGGAAAACTAGAATTGGCATCATTTGATCAATTAGTAGTCAATGGTGTTGAAATAGGACCTAAGTTACTTTACTTAATGGGTGGTATGCTAGTTATTAATTTAGTTGTTACAAAACTATTCTTCAAAGAATTTAAAATAGTGAGTTTTGATTCAGCACTTGCAGCTACATTAGGGTTTGCCCCATGGATTATTAACTATTTATTGATGACACTTGTCTCTTTAACTGCTGTATCTGCATTTAATGCAGTCGGAACAGTATTAGTGATTGCACTTATGATAGGGCCAGCTATTACAGCTCTTTTAGTAACCAAAAATCTTTCTAAAACTATCTTACTTTCTGTTGGAATAGGTATATTTGATAGTGTTATTGGATACGTTTTAGCAATTTATTATGATGTAAGTATTGCAGGGATGATTTCAACAGTGATTCTTGTTGTCTTTTTACTAGTCTTAGTTTTTGAACCTAAAAAAGGAATTCTTACAACAGTTATTAGAAGAAAAATTCAAAAAAATGAATTTGCTGTAACAACCCTACTAATGCACATTAGAAACCATACATTAAGCCAAGAAGCATCGGTAGAAACAAATGTTCATGAAATATATAAAGAGTTAAATTGGAATAAAGAATATTATAATAAATGCTTAAACAGAGCCTTTAATAAGCAATATATCACTAAAGAAAGTGATTTATTAAGGTTGACTGAAATAGGTGATGCATATTTGAAACTTAAAAGTAAGGATTTTGTTAGATGA
- a CDS encoding metal ABC transporter ATP-binding protein: MVKEYIKVEDVTVSYDLRPVLWDIDLKIPQGVLMAIVGPNGAGKSTLIKTMLKLLKPVSGTITFDGKPYKEVQKQIAYVPQRGSVDWDFPTNVLDVVLMGRYGHAGWFKKISKEDKNKALLALEKVGMENYKDRQISELSGGQQQRVFLARALVQDADIYFMDEPFQGVDIKTERAIVALLKELKKENKTVIVVHHDLETVKEYFDWVTMINMKVIASGKVAEVFTDENIKNTYQNNQLTDIKEKHHV, encoded by the coding sequence TTGGTTAAAGAATATATTAAAGTAGAAGATGTTACAGTATCATATGATTTAAGACCTGTATTATGGGATATAGACCTTAAGATTCCACAAGGAGTCTTAATGGCTATAGTAGGACCAAATGGGGCGGGTAAATCAACATTAATAAAGACAATGCTAAAGCTATTAAAGCCTGTTTCAGGGACAATTACCTTTGATGGTAAACCGTATAAAGAGGTTCAAAAACAGATTGCTTATGTTCCTCAAAGAGGATCTGTAGACTGGGATTTTCCAACCAATGTATTAGATGTTGTTCTTATGGGGCGATATGGACATGCAGGATGGTTTAAAAAAATAAGTAAAGAGGATAAAAATAAAGCTTTATTAGCACTAGAAAAAGTAGGAATGGAAAATTATAAAGATAGACAAATATCAGAATTATCTGGGGGACAACAACAAAGAGTCTTTCTAGCAAGAGCTTTAGTTCAAGATGCGGATATTTACTTTATGGATGAACCATTCCAAGGGGTAGATATAAAAACAGAACGTGCAATTGTTGCTTTACTAAAAGAATTAAAAAAAGAAAATAAAACAGTTATCGTTGTGCATCATGACCTAGAGACAGTAAAAGAGTACTTTGACTGGGTAACAATGATTAATATGAAAGTCATTGCCTCAGGAAAAGTAGCAGAAGTATTTACTGATGAAAACATTAAAAACACCTATCAAAATAATCAACTAACAGATATCAAGGAAAAACATCATGTTTGA
- the gnd gene encoding phosphogluconate dehydrogenase (NAD(+)-dependent, decarboxylating): MKIHLIGLGKMGSNLALNLKDHGHEVIGYDPSEQVRKTISETGIVVKNSIDELLKNTNKDRTIVWLLVPNQYVDDVINQVKPYLKPNDIIVDGGNSNFNLSLKRYESLLLEQIDFVDVGTSGGTFGARNGACLMIGGTKENFEYLEKVYKDISVPNGYGYMGSPASGHFTKMVHNGIEYGMMQAIGEGFDLLENSNFKNLDYKKIAQVWNNGSIIESALIGYIESAFDKDSHLDEIEGRIDDSGEGMWMIEEALKAKVSLPVITQSLFSRYKSKDEDKFGEKVVAAMRKEFGGHAVYKKK, encoded by the coding sequence ATGAAAATACATTTAATTGGTTTAGGCAAAATGGGAAGTAATTTAGCATTGAACCTAAAAGATCATGGACATGAAGTGATTGGATATGATCCATCTGAACAAGTTAGAAAAACAATATCAGAAACAGGAATCGTAGTTAAAAATTCTATTGATGAATTATTAAAAAATACAAATAAAGATAGAACAATTGTCTGGTTACTTGTGCCTAATCAATATGTAGATGATGTGATTAATCAAGTAAAACCTTACTTAAAACCAAATGATATTATCGTTGATGGTGGAAACTCTAACTTTAATTTAAGTCTTAAACGCTATGAATCACTTTTACTAGAACAAATTGACTTTGTAGATGTAGGAACCTCAGGTGGGACCTTTGGTGCTAGAAATGGTGCATGCTTAATGATCGGTGGCACAAAAGAAAATTTTGAATATTTAGAAAAAGTATATAAAGATATATCAGTTCCTAATGGCTATGGTTATATGGGAAGTCCTGCTTCAGGACACTTCACTAAGATGGTTCATAACGGTATTGAGTATGGCATGATGCAAGCTATAGGTGAAGGTTTTGATTTATTAGAAAATTCTAATTTTAAAAACTTAGACTATAAAAAAATTGCTCAAGTATGGAATAATGGTTCTATCATTGAATCAGCACTTATTGGATATATAGAAAGTGCTTTTGATAAAGATAGTCACCTAGATGAAATTGAAGGAAGAATTGATGATTCTGGTGAAGGTATGTGGATGATAGAAGAAGCATTAAAAGCTAAAGTCTCCTTACCAGTCATTACCCAATCCCTATTTTCTCGATATAAATCTAAAGATGAAGACAAATTTGGTGAAAAAGTGGTTGCGGCTATGAGAAAGGAATTCGGCGGACACGCTGTTTACAAAAAGAAATGA